One Sus scrofa isolate TJ Tabasco breed Duroc chromosome 1, Sscrofa11.1, whole genome shotgun sequence DNA segment encodes these proteins:
- the IER5L gene encoding immediate early response gene 5-like protein → MECALDAQSLISISLRKIHSSRTQRGGIKLHKNLLVSYVLRNARQLYLSERYAELYRRQQQQQQQQQQPPHHQHQHLAYAAPGMPASAADFGPLQLGGGGDAEAREPAARHQLHQLHQLHQLHLQQQLHQHQHPAPRGCAAAAGAPAGGAGALSELPGCAALQPPHGAPHRGQPLEPLQPGPAPLPPPAPAALCPRDPRASAACSAPSAPPGAAPQAAAAASPPASPAPASSPGFYRGAYPAPSDFGVHCSSQTTVLDLDTHVVTTVENGYLHQDCCASAHCPCCGQGAPGPGLASAAGCKRKYYPGQEEEDDDDDAGDLGAEPPGGATFAPCKRARFEDFCPDSSPDASNISNLISIFGSGFSGLVSRQPDSSEQPPPLNGQLCAKQALASLGAWTRAIVAF, encoded by the coding sequence ATGGAGTGCGCCCTGGACGCCCAGAGCCTGATCAGCATCTCCCTGCGCAAGATCCACAGCTCCCGGACCCAGCGCGGCGGCATCAAGCTGCACAAGAACCTCCTGGTGTCCTACGTGCTCCGCAACGCGCGCCAGCTCTACCTGAGCGAGCGCTACGCCGAGCTCTACCGGcgccagcagcagcaacagcagcaacagcagcagccgccccaccaccagcaccagcacctCGCGTACGCGGCGCCGGGCATGCCGGCCAGCGCGGCCGACTTCGGCCCGCTCCAACTTGGCGGCGGCGGGGACGCGGAGGCGCGCGAACCGGCCGCCCGGCATCAGCTGCACCAGCTCCACCAGCTCCACCAGCTGCACCTCCAGCAGCAGCtgcaccagcaccagcacccgGCGCCCAGGGGCTGCGCGGCGGCGGCCGGGGCGCCCGCGGGCGGCGCGGGGGCGCTCTCGGAGCTGCCCGGGTGCGCCGCGCTCCAGCCGCCGCACGGCGCGCCCCACCGCGGGCAGCCCTTGGAGCCGCTGCAGCCGGGTCCTgcgccgctgccgccgcccgcgcccgccGCGCTCTGCCCGCGGGACCCTCGCGCCTCGGCAGCCTGCTCCGCGCCCTCCGCGCCCCCAGGGGCCGCCCCTCAGGCCGCTGCCGCCGCCTCCCCGCCCGCCTCCCCggcccccgcctcctcccccgGCTTCTACCGGGGCGCGTACCCGGCCCCCTCGGACTTCGGCGTGCACTGCAGCAGCCAGACCACTGTGCTGGACCTGGACACTCACGTGGTGACCACGGTGGAGAACGGTTACTTGCACCAGGACTGCTGCGCCTCCGCCCACTGCCCCTGCTGTGGCCAGGGCGCCCCGGGACCTGGCCTGGCGTCCGCTGCCGGCTGCAAGCGCAAGTATTACCctggccaggaggaggaggacgacgaCGACGATGCAGGCGACCTGGGGGCCGAGCCCCCCGGGGGCGCCACGTTTGCCCCCTGCAAGCGCGCCCGCTTCGAGGACTTCTGCCCGGACTCGTCCCCGGACGCGTCCAACATCTCAAACTTGATCTCCATCTTTGGCTCGGGCTTCTCGGGGCTGGTGAGCCGACAGCCGGACTCCTCCGAGCAGCCGCCGCCGCTCAACGGGCAGCTGTGCGCCAAGCAGGCGCTCGCCAGCCTCGGCGCCTGGACTCGAGCCATTGTCGCCTTCTAG